The following proteins are encoded in a genomic region of Ostrea edulis chromosome 7, xbOstEdul1.1, whole genome shotgun sequence:
- the LOC125654091 gene encoding uncharacterized protein LOC125654091 isoform X2, with protein MYKLSAMVTTQILVLMLSVTSGFSYTCEKTARVCETSLVIEHYLTMTSPGNRAVYPKQGKLYNYKVTNSSQAQQVPVNEIVTADGWESKRLIVVANRTLPGPDIIVYEGQTVVIHVKNHLHSDSVTVHWHGLHQENTPFMDGVPFVSQCPIESGQTFTYKFKAYPPGTFWYHSHAGSQRIEGLLGAFVIRKNEPNPLPEHIMQIQEWNHDWDADMGYQLMTYGIIENRTKFQPSQSIDGSFFSLFKAHAGLINGRGRYYTNLNEGIHNEAPLEVFQVTDGTTYRFRVIGVGALYPFRISVDDHAMTIIESDGYPVQPTFVDSFVINPGERYDFTIVANQSVGNYWIRGKTLEVTRTTIAEAILRYDGAPKEDPTTTQKNCTAENKCIVLNCPFTYFPENEHMECVRFDQLRAAASDDPAPSVIEGKFQEYFLNFAFPGTDTFPGSVNGKSLELPTVSGLTQPQEIKSQCEQAGCGEQTLCKCTHSINLRHGDTIQMVFLNMGVGLGWAHPVHMHGHSFYVLKMGYSTYDETTGKIISQNADVDCRGGVPQQKSFCNDATWRNQSWLNGNVPGLELQNPPRKDTVIVPSGGYVVVRIKADNPGLWIMHCHIELHSSDGMAMLLNESFPRLPKSPSNFPTCGNFDLSDTLEIDKNGISNPEMQEDTILMDRFYVVVGILAGIVLLQFLVIIGMHISSKRNKSGDGDKKQHSNGATNSAFS; from the exons atgtataag TTGAGCGCAATGGTCACCACACAAATCCTAGTCCTGATGTTATCTGTGACGTCAGGATTCAGCTACACTTGCGAAAAGACAGCACGAGTCTGTGAAACGTCACTGGTTATTGAACATTACTTAACAATGACTAGTCCAGGAAACCGAGCAGTATATCCCAAACAGGGTAAACTATACAACTACAAAGTAACCAATTCTTCTCAGGCTCAACAGGTGCCCGTCAACGAGATCGTAACGGCAGACGGATGGGAATCAAAAAGACTAATAGTTGTAGCGAATCGAACACTCCCAGGCCCTGACATCATTGTATACGAAGGACAAACTGTCGTGATACATGTAAAGAATCATTTACACTCAGACTCCGTCACGGTTCACTGGCACGGTTTACACCAAGAAAATACCCCTTTTATGGATGGAGTCCCTTTTGTGTCCCAATGCCCCATTGAATCAGGACAAACATTCACATATAAGTTTAAGGCTTATCCTCCCGGTACTTTTTGGTATCACTCCCATGCAGGATCACAGCGCATCGAGGGTTTGTTGGGTGCGTTTGTTATCCGTAAAAATGAGCCTAATCCTCTTCCAGAACACATCATGCAAATTCAAGAATGGAATCATGACTGGGATGCTGACATGGGATATCAGTTAATGACCTACGGAATCATAGAAAACAGAACCAAATTTCAACCTTCGCAATCCATTGACGGTAGTTTCTTCAGTCTTTTTAAGGCACATGCAGGGCTGATCAATGGTAGAGGACGATACTATACAAATTTGAATGAGGGAATTCACAACGAGGCTCCACTAGAAGTTTTCCAGGTGACAGATGGTACCACTTATCGATTTCGTGTGATCGGTGTGGGGGCTCTTTATCCATTCAGAATTTCTGTTGATGACCACGCTATGACAATCATAGAGTCGGATGGATATCCTGTGCAGCCCACCTTTGTTGACTCTTTCGTTATTAACCCTGGCGAGCGATATGACTTTACAATAGTAGCCAACCAGTCGGTTGGAAATTATTGGATTCGTGGGAAAACGTTGGAGGTTACTCGAACAACAATCGCTGAAGCTATTTTAAGATATGACGGAGCGCCCAAGGAAGATCCCACAACAACTCAAAAAAATTGCACAGCAGAAAACAAATGCATTGTCTTAAATTGTCCTTTTACCTATTTTCCTGAAAACGAACACATGGAATGTGTTCGATTTGATCAGCTTCGTGCAGCAGCGTCGGACGATCCAGCTCCTTCAGTTATTGAAGGAAAATTTCaggaatattttttgaattttgcttTTCCGGGCACTGATACCTTTCCTGGATCTGTCAATGGCAAGTCGTTAGAATTACCCACCGTATCTggtctaacacaaccacaagAAATTAAATCTCAATGTGAACAGGCGGGGTGTGGAGAACAGACACTATGTAAGTGTACGCATTCCATTAATCTGCGTCATGGCGACACAATTCAGATGGTGTTCTTAAACATGGGTGTCGGCTTGGGATGGGCACACCCAGTACATATGCACGGACattctttttatgttttgaaaatgGGGTATTCAACATATGATGAAACTACTGGTAAAATTATATCACAAAATGCAGACGTTGATTGTAGAGGTGGTGTGCCTCAACAGAAAAGTTTCTGTAACGATGCCACCTGGAGGAATCAATCTTGGCTGAACGGAAACGTGCCTGGCTTAGAGCTTCAGAACCCACCTCGTAAGGATACAGTTATCGTCCCTAGCGGAGGTTATGTTGTGGTGAGAATCAAGGCCGATAACCCTGGATTGTGGATAATGCACTGTCATATTGAACTTCACTCTTCTGATGGGATGGCTATGCTTCTGAACGAATCTTTTCCACGTCTCCCCAAAAGTCCTTCAAATTTTCCAACTtgcggaaattttgatttatccgATACCCTGGAAATTGATAAGAATGGCATTTCTAATCCAGAGATGCAAGAAG ATACAATCCTTATGGATAGGTTCTACGTAGTTGTTGGCATTCTGGCGGGAATTGTTCTCTTGCAGTTCCTGGTTATTATAGGCATGCACATCTCATCAAAAAGAAATAAATCCGGAGATGGAGACAAAAAACAACATTCAAATGGCGCCACAAATTCTGCTTTTAGttaa
- the LOC125654091 gene encoding uncharacterized protein LOC125654091 isoform X3, protein MVTTQILVLMLSVTSGFSYTCEKTARVCETSLVIEHYLTMTSPGNRAVYPKQGKLYNYKVTNSSQAQQVPVNEIVTADGWESKRLIVVANRTLPGPDIIVYEGQTVVIHVKNHLHSDSVTVHWHGLHQENTPFMDGVPFVSQCPIESGQTFTYKFKAYPPGTFWYHSHAGSQRIEGLLGAFVIRKNEPNPLPEHIMQIQEWNHDWDADMGYQLMTYGIIENRTKFQPSQSIDGSFFSLFKAHAGLINGRGRYYTNLNEGIHNEAPLEVFQVTDGTTYRFRVIGVGALYPFRISVDDHAMTIIESDGYPVQPTFVDSFVINPGERYDFTIVANQSVGNYWIRGKTLEVTRTTIAEAILRYDGAPKEDPTTTQKNCTAENKCIVLNCPFTYFPENEHMECVRFDQLRAAASDDPAPSVIEGKFQEYFLNFAFPGTDTFPGSVNGKSLELPTVSGLTQPQEIKSQCEQAGCGEQTLCKCTHSINLRHGDTIQMVFLNMGVGLGWAHPVHMHGHSFYVLKMGYSTYDETTGKIISQNADVDCRGGVPQQKSFCNDATWRNQSWLNGNVPGLELQNPPRKDTVIVPSGGYVVVRIKADNPGLWIMHCHIELHSSDGMAMLLNESFPRLPKSPSNFPTCGNFDLSDTLEIDKNGISNPEMQEDTILMDRFYVVVGILAGIVLLQFLVIIGMHISSKRNKSGDGDKKQHSNGATNSAFS, encoded by the exons ATGGTCACCACACAAATCCTAGTCCTGATGTTATCTGTGACGTCAGGATTCAGCTACACTTGCGAAAAGACAGCACGAGTCTGTGAAACGTCACTGGTTATTGAACATTACTTAACAATGACTAGTCCAGGAAACCGAGCAGTATATCCCAAACAGGGTAAACTATACAACTACAAAGTAACCAATTCTTCTCAGGCTCAACAGGTGCCCGTCAACGAGATCGTAACGGCAGACGGATGGGAATCAAAAAGACTAATAGTTGTAGCGAATCGAACACTCCCAGGCCCTGACATCATTGTATACGAAGGACAAACTGTCGTGATACATGTAAAGAATCATTTACACTCAGACTCCGTCACGGTTCACTGGCACGGTTTACACCAAGAAAATACCCCTTTTATGGATGGAGTCCCTTTTGTGTCCCAATGCCCCATTGAATCAGGACAAACATTCACATATAAGTTTAAGGCTTATCCTCCCGGTACTTTTTGGTATCACTCCCATGCAGGATCACAGCGCATCGAGGGTTTGTTGGGTGCGTTTGTTATCCGTAAAAATGAGCCTAATCCTCTTCCAGAACACATCATGCAAATTCAAGAATGGAATCATGACTGGGATGCTGACATGGGATATCAGTTAATGACCTACGGAATCATAGAAAACAGAACCAAATTTCAACCTTCGCAATCCATTGACGGTAGTTTCTTCAGTCTTTTTAAGGCACATGCAGGGCTGATCAATGGTAGAGGACGATACTATACAAATTTGAATGAGGGAATTCACAACGAGGCTCCACTAGAAGTTTTCCAGGTGACAGATGGTACCACTTATCGATTTCGTGTGATCGGTGTGGGGGCTCTTTATCCATTCAGAATTTCTGTTGATGACCACGCTATGACAATCATAGAGTCGGATGGATATCCTGTGCAGCCCACCTTTGTTGACTCTTTCGTTATTAACCCTGGCGAGCGATATGACTTTACAATAGTAGCCAACCAGTCGGTTGGAAATTATTGGATTCGTGGGAAAACGTTGGAGGTTACTCGAACAACAATCGCTGAAGCTATTTTAAGATATGACGGAGCGCCCAAGGAAGATCCCACAACAACTCAAAAAAATTGCACAGCAGAAAACAAATGCATTGTCTTAAATTGTCCTTTTACCTATTTTCCTGAAAACGAACACATGGAATGTGTTCGATTTGATCAGCTTCGTGCAGCAGCGTCGGACGATCCAGCTCCTTCAGTTATTGAAGGAAAATTTCaggaatattttttgaattttgcttTTCCGGGCACTGATACCTTTCCTGGATCTGTCAATGGCAAGTCGTTAGAATTACCCACCGTATCTggtctaacacaaccacaagAAATTAAATCTCAATGTGAACAGGCGGGGTGTGGAGAACAGACACTATGTAAGTGTACGCATTCCATTAATCTGCGTCATGGCGACACAATTCAGATGGTGTTCTTAAACATGGGTGTCGGCTTGGGATGGGCACACCCAGTACATATGCACGGACattctttttatgttttgaaaatgGGGTATTCAACATATGATGAAACTACTGGTAAAATTATATCACAAAATGCAGACGTTGATTGTAGAGGTGGTGTGCCTCAACAGAAAAGTTTCTGTAACGATGCCACCTGGAGGAATCAATCTTGGCTGAACGGAAACGTGCCTGGCTTAGAGCTTCAGAACCCACCTCGTAAGGATACAGTTATCGTCCCTAGCGGAGGTTATGTTGTGGTGAGAATCAAGGCCGATAACCCTGGATTGTGGATAATGCACTGTCATATTGAACTTCACTCTTCTGATGGGATGGCTATGCTTCTGAACGAATCTTTTCCACGTCTCCCCAAAAGTCCTTCAAATTTTCCAACTtgcggaaattttgatttatccgATACCCTGGAAATTGATAAGAATGGCATTTCTAATCCAGAGATGCAAGAAG ATACAATCCTTATGGATAGGTTCTACGTAGTTGTTGGCATTCTGGCGGGAATTGTTCTCTTGCAGTTCCTGGTTATTATAGGCATGCACATCTCATCAAAAAGAAATAAATCCGGAGATGGAGACAAAAAACAACATTCAAATGGCGCCACAAATTCTGCTTTTAGttaa
- the LOC125654091 gene encoding uncharacterized protein LOC125654091 isoform X1: MEKLYTAFLIQHLAELSAMVTTQILVLMLSVTSGFSYTCEKTARVCETSLVIEHYLTMTSPGNRAVYPKQGKLYNYKVTNSSQAQQVPVNEIVTADGWESKRLIVVANRTLPGPDIIVYEGQTVVIHVKNHLHSDSVTVHWHGLHQENTPFMDGVPFVSQCPIESGQTFTYKFKAYPPGTFWYHSHAGSQRIEGLLGAFVIRKNEPNPLPEHIMQIQEWNHDWDADMGYQLMTYGIIENRTKFQPSQSIDGSFFSLFKAHAGLINGRGRYYTNLNEGIHNEAPLEVFQVTDGTTYRFRVIGVGALYPFRISVDDHAMTIIESDGYPVQPTFVDSFVINPGERYDFTIVANQSVGNYWIRGKTLEVTRTTIAEAILRYDGAPKEDPTTTQKNCTAENKCIVLNCPFTYFPENEHMECVRFDQLRAAASDDPAPSVIEGKFQEYFLNFAFPGTDTFPGSVNGKSLELPTVSGLTQPQEIKSQCEQAGCGEQTLCKCTHSINLRHGDTIQMVFLNMGVGLGWAHPVHMHGHSFYVLKMGYSTYDETTGKIISQNADVDCRGGVPQQKSFCNDATWRNQSWLNGNVPGLELQNPPRKDTVIVPSGGYVVVRIKADNPGLWIMHCHIELHSSDGMAMLLNESFPRLPKSPSNFPTCGNFDLSDTLEIDKNGISNPEMQEDTILMDRFYVVVGILAGIVLLQFLVIIGMHISSKRNKSGDGDKKQHSNGATNSAFS, translated from the exons TTGAGCGCAATGGTCACCACACAAATCCTAGTCCTGATGTTATCTGTGACGTCAGGATTCAGCTACACTTGCGAAAAGACAGCACGAGTCTGTGAAACGTCACTGGTTATTGAACATTACTTAACAATGACTAGTCCAGGAAACCGAGCAGTATATCCCAAACAGGGTAAACTATACAACTACAAAGTAACCAATTCTTCTCAGGCTCAACAGGTGCCCGTCAACGAGATCGTAACGGCAGACGGATGGGAATCAAAAAGACTAATAGTTGTAGCGAATCGAACACTCCCAGGCCCTGACATCATTGTATACGAAGGACAAACTGTCGTGATACATGTAAAGAATCATTTACACTCAGACTCCGTCACGGTTCACTGGCACGGTTTACACCAAGAAAATACCCCTTTTATGGATGGAGTCCCTTTTGTGTCCCAATGCCCCATTGAATCAGGACAAACATTCACATATAAGTTTAAGGCTTATCCTCCCGGTACTTTTTGGTATCACTCCCATGCAGGATCACAGCGCATCGAGGGTTTGTTGGGTGCGTTTGTTATCCGTAAAAATGAGCCTAATCCTCTTCCAGAACACATCATGCAAATTCAAGAATGGAATCATGACTGGGATGCTGACATGGGATATCAGTTAATGACCTACGGAATCATAGAAAACAGAACCAAATTTCAACCTTCGCAATCCATTGACGGTAGTTTCTTCAGTCTTTTTAAGGCACATGCAGGGCTGATCAATGGTAGAGGACGATACTATACAAATTTGAATGAGGGAATTCACAACGAGGCTCCACTAGAAGTTTTCCAGGTGACAGATGGTACCACTTATCGATTTCGTGTGATCGGTGTGGGGGCTCTTTATCCATTCAGAATTTCTGTTGATGACCACGCTATGACAATCATAGAGTCGGATGGATATCCTGTGCAGCCCACCTTTGTTGACTCTTTCGTTATTAACCCTGGCGAGCGATATGACTTTACAATAGTAGCCAACCAGTCGGTTGGAAATTATTGGATTCGTGGGAAAACGTTGGAGGTTACTCGAACAACAATCGCTGAAGCTATTTTAAGATATGACGGAGCGCCCAAGGAAGATCCCACAACAACTCAAAAAAATTGCACAGCAGAAAACAAATGCATTGTCTTAAATTGTCCTTTTACCTATTTTCCTGAAAACGAACACATGGAATGTGTTCGATTTGATCAGCTTCGTGCAGCAGCGTCGGACGATCCAGCTCCTTCAGTTATTGAAGGAAAATTTCaggaatattttttgaattttgcttTTCCGGGCACTGATACCTTTCCTGGATCTGTCAATGGCAAGTCGTTAGAATTACCCACCGTATCTggtctaacacaaccacaagAAATTAAATCTCAATGTGAACAGGCGGGGTGTGGAGAACAGACACTATGTAAGTGTACGCATTCCATTAATCTGCGTCATGGCGACACAATTCAGATGGTGTTCTTAAACATGGGTGTCGGCTTGGGATGGGCACACCCAGTACATATGCACGGACattctttttatgttttgaaaatgGGGTATTCAACATATGATGAAACTACTGGTAAAATTATATCACAAAATGCAGACGTTGATTGTAGAGGTGGTGTGCCTCAACAGAAAAGTTTCTGTAACGATGCCACCTGGAGGAATCAATCTTGGCTGAACGGAAACGTGCCTGGCTTAGAGCTTCAGAACCCACCTCGTAAGGATACAGTTATCGTCCCTAGCGGAGGTTATGTTGTGGTGAGAATCAAGGCCGATAACCCTGGATTGTGGATAATGCACTGTCATATTGAACTTCACTCTTCTGATGGGATGGCTATGCTTCTGAACGAATCTTTTCCACGTCTCCCCAAAAGTCCTTCAAATTTTCCAACTtgcggaaattttgatttatccgATACCCTGGAAATTGATAAGAATGGCATTTCTAATCCAGAGATGCAAGAAG ATACAATCCTTATGGATAGGTTCTACGTAGTTGTTGGCATTCTGGCGGGAATTGTTCTCTTGCAGTTCCTGGTTATTATAGGCATGCACATCTCATCAAAAAGAAATAAATCCGGAGATGGAGACAAAAAACAACATTCAAATGGCGCCACAAATTCTGCTTTTAGttaa